A region of the Phoenix dactylifera cultivar Barhee BC4 chromosome 10, palm_55x_up_171113_PBpolish2nd_filt_p, whole genome shotgun sequence genome:
GTGATCCCATGACCAAAATTCCTGTTGAACAATGAAAAacatttaatgtttttttggataaagaaaaacatttcattttttttttttgtgcaagtAATATGGTTAAATTATTGGAAACTTACTTTTGTGCTTGCCAGAACGAGCAACTTTAAACATCTCATCTTCAGCCACAGGCCTGACCTAGAAAAGAGGAAATGTTGGTGTTCAAAAAGCTAAAcatgaaaggagaagaaaacaaagcaaCCTACATAAGAGGACCATGGAACAGCAGCCTACTTCTCTCCTTCAGAAATCTAGTCTGAAACCACTTGAGAGTGTTTAAAAGAAAACACCCCTCAGAATACTTTAAAATGTCACAGAGAGAACTATCTCAGCAATGCAGTTTACCTTTGGAAGTGGGACCTCCCACTTGCCAGCCTTTTCCTTCCTCTTTTGCTTAATAGTGTTGCTAAGAACCtgcaaaatagaaaacaaatacaAGTTGCATGTCATATGTTTAGACAAGATCGTAGTTAAAGATCCAAAAAATTTCATGGGAACAATCCAAGATTCAAGACAGGCTTGGCAACCTTTGCGCATGTCGTAATGTCACGATCCAGAAGATATGCAGGAACAGCTCCCTCATGAACCGGCTTATCTACCTTCCACCTATTGACAATGACTAATGTATAGCAAGCCTGCAAAGGACCAGAAGGATAAATAAGAGTGTACCAACATGTGGTTTTGCTTGCGTGCATGTCCATTCTTGTATGCATGCAAAACAGATCAAACATCATTGAATATATCAAAAAACTTTGATTATGGGATGATATCTGATCCATCATATATGGGGCAAGAACAACAGACAACATCGATATGAAGCAGGATTTGTTCAGCTACAGTAAGGTAGCCTGAGACTACTTTTACTCCACATAATGATTTTCATATTAGTAAATTTCAGGCAACAATGACAAGGTGTTGTCatccaaagagaaaaatttctTCTATGACTATTCTGATTAACATTATTAGCAGTTTCATCAAAATGAGAGTGAATTTTCTGGGTTGCAGTGAAGACTTACATTTTCTTCATCAGCGTCTTCTAGGCATACCATCTCATAACCCAGGATCTTACCCAAAAAGGCTACCCAGAAGGTATTTTTTTAGGttcatgtataagtacccaagatcttctcGGCAAAtagccgatgtaggactaaacacgcATCCGCAGCGGTCCTCACGTACCGTTTCTTGGAGAACATCTTCCCTTTAATACCAAGAGCCTGTGTTGCTGTTTATCAGGTAAACAATTAATTGAAATGTTAAGAAGAGACCTAAAAATCAGAAAATTGtcgaaaataataagaaaaaatgcACCTTTTGGGCATAATCGAATCGCTCACGGGCTTCCCGAGCGTCCTTCCGCTTTCGATCGAAACGGTCGAGCCGGTAGCCATAGCGCTTCCGGTGGAGCTTTATGTAATCTCCTTGCGGCTATAAACAGGAAGAACCAATCGAATCAAAGAAAGTATATCAAAAGAGGAACGAATTAGAACGAGAAATTTCCATCAGATGGACTGGAATTTTGTTCATATGAGATGGAAATCGAGAGAAACTCACCATGGCGACGGAATTGGGGGAGATGGAAGAACCCTAGCCAGCGTGCTTGAGATTTTGGGCGGCAAAGAAAGAGGCGGTGGTTGCCGTTAGAACGCAGGTTCTCGTAATCCGCGGGCGAGTTTAATAAGAAGCTTTCTCTGCGTGTACCTCTTGCGATTTAGATCTAACGGTTGTAGAAGGCTCCTCTAAGGGATGGTGATGCGCATTGCTCTCCGCTGCGCTATGATCTGAACCGTCTAAATATCGGATTCCCGGAGTGGGAAGTTTTTATTTCATTGAGGTACTGAGGTACACTGAAACTGCTTTAAGCGCCCAGCGAATGCAAAGCGGCGATCCGTGGCAAACGGCCCAGGCCCATGTTTCTAGGCTTCCATCCTTTGTGATTGCACCAATTTTTATGAGGGCATATTTGCCGTTTGGTTGCAAGAAGTTTGAA
Encoded here:
- the LOC103703145 gene encoding uncharacterized protein LOC103703145 isoform X4 — protein: MLSVVLAPYMMDQISSHNQSFLIYSMMFDLFCMHTRMDMHASKTTCWYTLIYPSGPLQACYTLVIVNRWKVDKPVHEGAVPAYLLDRDITTCAKVLSNTIKQKRKEKAGKWEVPLPKVRPVAEDEMFKVARSGKHKRILVMGSPSLHQPPLKK
- the LOC103703145 gene encoding ribosome biogenesis protein NSA2 homolog isoform X5, producing MVCLEDADEENACYTLVIVNRWKVDKPVHEGAVPAYLLDRDITTCAKVLSNTIKQKRKEKAGKWEVPLPKVRPVAEDEMFKVARSGKHKRILVMGSPSLHQPPLKK
- the LOC103703145 gene encoding uncharacterized protein LOC103703145 isoform X2; this encodes MLSVVLAPYMMDQISSHNQSFLIYSMMFDLFCMHTRMDMHASKTTCWYTLIYPSGPLQACYTLVIVNRWKVDKPVHEGAVPAYLLDRDITTCAKVLSNTIKQKRKEKAGKWEVPLPKVRPVAEDEMFKVARSGKHKRKYAQVTNDPENDGCINVVLLV